The following coding sequences are from one Epinephelus moara isolate mb chromosome 7, YSFRI_EMoa_1.0, whole genome shotgun sequence window:
- the LOC126392885 gene encoding LIM domain only protein 7-like — translation MHSSPLCPFLSFCPPCSPHTQAHTLPQLPKIQPPLLETPPLVFAPVDPTSGPKLVKCERWPLLGRQDPREPPDPFDYESITPDLENDDMFARRTLAFQSNTDLAMMKTQLPTKRRLYTSEPQLNIITQRRAGGNTEEEEYPDIEEDDVVYRKEKTQQAQRPLSGAPDNYSPMPIPEPWALPPDLKARLLCPPCPLTQEAAANKQNLAESETHPQTDDMLIRKYGVCSDQSSKRANQMAPSVPSSCSENDLQRWQAIREASRLRYKKKLMVERLAALKL, via the coding sequence ATGCACTCATCACCTCTCtgtccttttctctccttttgcCCACCCTGCAGTCCTCATACCCAAGCACACACTCTCCCACAGCTCCCCAAGATACAGCCCCCTCTGTTAGAGACACCCCCTCTGGTGTTTGCCCCAGTGGACCCCACCTCGGGTCCCAAACTGGTCAAATGTGAGAGGTGGCCCCTCCTGGGGCGCCAGGATCCCCGGGAGCCCCCAGACCCCTTTGATTATGAGAGCATTACCCCTGACTTGGAGAATGATGACATGTTTGCCAGGCGAACCCTGGCCTTCCAGTCCAACACAGACTTGGCCATGATGAAGACTCAGCTGCCCACCAAACGTCGTCTCTACACGTCTGAGCCGCAACTCAACATCATCACCCAGCGACGCGCTGGGGGCAACACCGAGGAGGAAGAATACCCTGATATCGAGGAGGATGATGTGGTTTATCGTAAGGAGAAAACCCAGCAGGCTCAGCGGCCGCTCTCTGGAGCCCCTGACAACTACTCGCCTATGCCCATCCCAGAGCCGTGGGCTCTGCCTCCTGATCTCAAGGCCAGACTCCTGTGCCCCCCATGTCCTCTGACGCAGGAGGCAGCAGCAAACAAACAGAATCTGGCTGAGAGCGAGACGCATCCTCAAACAGATGACATGCTAATCCGGAAATATGGAGTTTGCTCTGATCAGAGCTCAAAGAGAGCCAATCAGATGGCGCCCTCGGTGCCTTCGTCCTGTAGCGAAAATGACCTGCAGAGATGGCAGGCTATCAGGGAAGCCAGTCGGCTAAGATATAAGAAGAAGCTCATGGTGGAGAGGCTGGCGGCTCTGAAGCTGTAG